From Rhizobium sp. Pop5:
GCTTCATTCGGCAGGGCGACGGACCAAGCCAAATATGAGAGCCACCAATGAAACATGCCCACAGGTTTTATATCGACGGGGAGTGGGTCGAGCCGTCTGTGTCGAAAACACTTGAGGTCATCGATCCCTCGACGGAACTGCCGATCGGAACGATCGCACTCGGCAGTGCCGCCGACGCAGAAAGGGCGGTCGCGGCTGCGCGGCGGGCCTTCTCCTCCTTCTCGCAGACGTCCAATGAAGAGCGCATCGAGCTGCTGACGCGCATTGTAATGATTCTGAAGCGTCGCAACGACGAGCTCGGCGATGTCATCTCACGGGAAATGGGCGCACCGCTCGCCATGGCCCGGGCTGAGCAGGCCGCCATCGGCGCTGTCCATTTCGAGCAGGCGATCAAGGCCATCGAGACCTTTGCCTTCGACTACATGCAGGGGGCCACGCGCATCCTGCACGAGCCCGTCGGTGTGGTTGCGATGATTACGCCGTGGAACTGGCCGATCAATCAGATCGCCTGCAAGGTCGCTCCGGCCCTCGCCACGGGATGCACCATGGTCCTGAAGCCGTCGGAGATCGCTCCGTTCAACGCTGTGATCTTCGCCGAGATCATGAATGAGGCCGGCGTGCCGAAGGGGGTCTTCAACCTCGTGCAAGGCGACGGGCCTACTGTAGGTGCGGTACTGGCCGGCCACCCGGATGTGGACATGGTGTCCTTCACCGGGTCGACCCGCGCCGGCATTGCCGTGGCGCAGGCGGCAGCACCGACGGTCAAGCGGGTGCATCAGGAGCTTGGGGGCAAGTCGCCGAACATCATCCTGCGCAGCGCCGACTTCTCGGCCGCGGTCGCCGCTGGCGTGCGCCGGTGCTTCGGCAATTCCGGCCAGACCTGTACCGCGCCAACGCGGATGCTGGTGCCGGCGGAGCGAATGGCGGAAGCAAGCTCGATCGCCGCGATCGAAGCGGCTGCGCTCGTTGTCGGTCCCCCTTCGGATCCGCGCACCAGCCTCGGACCAGTCGCAAGCGCCGCCCAGTTCGACAAGATCCAGACGCTGATCGAACGCGGCATCGCGGAAGGAGCCGAGCTCGTCGCGGGTGGCCTCGGCCGCCCTTCGCATCTCGATGCGGGCTATTACGTGCGCCCAACCGTGTTTGCCCGCGTCACCAATCAGATGGCGATTGCGCGGGAGGAAATCTTCGGCCCGGTGCTGTCGATCATCGGCTATGACAGCGAAGAGGAAGCGATCGCGATAGCCAACGATACGCCCTACGGGCTGGCCGCCTACATACAGGGCGATCCAAAGGAGGCGCGCGCGCTCGCAGGCAGGCTGCGCGCCGGAACCGTTCGCCTCAACGGCTCCGCCTGGGACGCAGCCGCCCCTTTCGGCGGCTACAAGCAATCAGGCAACGGTCGGGAGTACGGGAAATTTGGACTGCACGAGTTTACCGAAATCAAGGGCATCGTCGGCTTCTTGGACGAGTGCGACACGCAAACCTAGCCAGTCGTCGAAAGCGGGTGTCGAGCATCGCGCTTTCCCAAAACGTGCGGCACACACTCGATGAAAGGGATAAAAGTCGCTGACATCGACAATGAGACGGAAACCTGGCCGCCCCTTTTGCTCGGCCACCAGAGGCTGGAGAGCACCGGCGCAATACCTCGGGATCGACGTCGACAACACCTAACCATTCCGTAGCAAGTTGAATCGCGGTGCTTGTGGCTGCGCTTCTAATCGAAGCGCCCCTTCTGCAGGAACCAACCGAAGATCGACTTTGCCCAGCCATCTCCGACGCTTTGCTGACGAGCGTTGTGCGCCCCGATCAATCGCCTGGGTTATCGAAAGCGGATATCGTTAGCGGCAGCGCACAACCCGCCCCGAGCCCGACGTCCGGATCGCACCATCATCTAATCCGGCAAGTCACGCTTACGCAAGGGAGGCCATGCTTGCCCCTCCGGACGATAAAGAGAAGGGGCGAAGGCCCCCCCCGGCTCATCAGCAAAATGGCCTGAGCCCCGGTTTTCAGGCGCGCTTGAGGGCTGGCTCCAGGCCAACGGCGGCGGCCAGCCCGCCGATATCCTTAATCTCAGTGTATTCGTAATAGGGATTGGCCGGCTCATGGCCGCGGTTGACCCAGACCTTACTCTTGATGCCCAGGTCATAGGCGGTCATCAGGTCGTAGCGGAAAGATGAGGAGACATGAGTAATGTCTTCCGGTCCGCAGCCGAGCTTCTCGAGCATGTATTCGAAACCCTTCATCAGCGGTTTGTAGGCCCCGACTTCTTCTGCCGTGATTACCATATGGATGGGCGCGCCCAGCTTTTCGACATTCGACATGATCAGGCTGTTCATGGAGTTCGACAGGATGACCAGCGGAATTTCCTTGGCCACCCTGGACAGGCCAGCCGGGACATCCGGGTGCGGACCCCAGGTTGGCACCTCGTCATAGATGCGTTGCGCGTCTTCGGGTTTGAACGGGATACCGATGCGTTTACAGCTGCGTTCGATTGAATTGTGCACCACTTCGACGAAGGGTTTCCATGGTCCCAGCACCTCGTCAAGGCGATAGCCCCTGAAAGCCTCGACGAAGGCGACCATCGCTTCAGGGGAGAGGCGCTCGCCGTAGACGCGTCGCGCAGCGCCGGCCATATCGAAATTGGTGAGCGTGCCGTAGCAGTCGAAGGTCACGTACTTCGGTCGAAATTGAGTCATGGCGTGTATTCCTTCCAATTTTCTTGGCACGGTGTGCCTATCCAAGGTCATCGTAGCGGGCATACCGCCTGTCTAAAGAGGACGCGGTTCCGATAGACTGCAATGCCGCAGCGGAGCAGTATCCTTTGCGAATCCGTAACCGGTCATTTCTTCTGCCTTTGTCGATACCGGTCGGATCCACCCAAGCGGAGCACTCCAACTTGTTTGCTGCATTCCGACGAGTGGAATGCACACTGGCATAACTTTGCGACCATGGCAACCAATTGTACAACAATTTTTAAGATCCTTCGTTCTGCAACTCTCCTCGTTCCTGCTTGCCGTAGCGATCGGTTGCTCCTGGCAATTATCTTAAATAGCTGAAATTGCTACGTATTGATTCGGACTTATCAGGAGAATTCCGCTCTTGGTGATTGGGAATCGGATTGATTGTTTTCCGTTGCGTAAAAAAATTGTTGTACAAAAATTGGAGTGTGACATACTGAGACCATCGAGCCTCCCATTCTCGAGGTAGGATCTGAGTGAGTTTCAAGATGGATCATAAGCATCAGTGCGGGCCAGCCCGCATCCCTGAGCTTTCCGAGGCGTGCCATCCCGTGGGAACCGAGGAAGCCGAAGCAATCGCCGAGCGGCTATATGGCACTCGCGGCTCGGCAACACGCTTTGAAACCGAAAAGGACGACACGTTCCTCCTCGACTGCGCGGCCCAGGGGAAGTTTGTGCTCAAGATCGCTCATCCTTCTGAGCGGATCGTGGAGCTCGATTTCCAGGTCGCACTGACGCGGCATCTCGAGCAACGGGCCCCTGATCTACCCATCCCCCGCACTCTCCGCGACGTCGACGGGGCAGATTTGCCCGTCGTCACCACGAGTGACGGCGAGCGGCGCGTGGTGCGGCTCATTACCTTCCTGCTCGGCACCCCGCTCGACCGCACATTTTGCACAGCCCCCCAGCGCGAACGGATCGGTGAAATCCTGGCAAAGCTGCGTCATTCCATGGCCGATTTCACGCATCCCGCCGACGGCCGGGCGGTGGCATGGGATGTCACCCATCTGCTCGACCTCAGCGATCTGTTAAGTTTCATCCCCAGAGGCGACAGGCGGACCTGGACCGTCCGCGCGCTCGAGCGGTTTGCCGAAGTCAAGCCGAAACTCGACCTCTGCCGGCGACAAGTGCTCCACAACGATTTCAATACGTCGAACCTGGTCGTCGATCACGCCAACCCGCAGTTCCTGACCGGCGTCATCGACTTCGGCGATGCGGTCCGTACCGCCGTCGCCGTCGATGTCTCCACGGCGTTGATGAACCAGATGCCAAAAACCTTCGACCATGGGAACCGGCGTGATCTGTTCGACGAACCGCGCGACGTTCTGCGCGGTTATCTCCGCCATGCCGATCTGACGGACGAGGAGATCCGGCTCATTCCTTTCCTGTCGATGGGTCGTCTTGCGGTTCGCGCGCTGCTGACGTGCTGGCGCGCCGAGATCTTCCCCGAGAATAGCCGCTATATCTTGCGCAACACCGAAGCCGGCTGGGGCCATCTCGAGTGGTTCCACTCGATTTCCACCGCACAGATTTCCGATCTTCTGACACGATAGGAGCCATAATGTCCAAGCAAGCGACTACTCTTCCCCAGGGCTTCCGTGGCGACATGCCCAATGGCTTCAACCCTCAGGACACGTCTCATCTCACAAGTGAAGATCTGGCGCATGTCGCGAGGCGGCAACGGCTGCTCGGGCCTGCTTATCGGCTCTTCTACAAGTCGCCGGTTGAGATCTCTCGCGCCAAGGGCGTCTTCCTTTATGACAAGTTCGGCAACGAATATCTCGATGCTTACAACAACGTGGTATCGCTGGGTCACTCTCATCCGCGTATCGTCGAGGCGATCCAGAAGCAGCTCGAGGTACTCTGTACCCACACGCGTTACATGCAGGAGCCGCTGCTGGACTATGCCGAAGCCCTGATCAATACGTTCGGCGGCGAACTCGGCCGGACCGGATGCGCGATGTTCACATGCACGGGCTCGGAAGCCAACGATCTCGCCTTGCGGATCGCGCGTTACCACACACGCAAGACCGGCGTCATCGTCACCGCCGAAGCCTATCACGGCAACAGCGGCGCGGTGGCGGCTATCTCGCCGTCGCTCGGCAGGAAGTCGGCTCTGGATCCCTATCTTCGCACGGTCGCCGCGCCCGATTCCTATCGCCTCCCCGTCGAGGAAATCGGCCGGCGGATGGCGGATGATGTCGTGCGGCAGATCGCCGACATGGAGCGGCATGGCGGCGGCCTGGCGGCTTTTATCGCCGATTCCGTCTTCTCCTCCGATGGTCTTTACGTCGATCCGACCGACGTATTGGCGCCCGTGGCGGAATTGGTGCGCAA
This genomic window contains:
- a CDS encoding aldehyde dehydrogenase family protein, translated to MKHAHRFYIDGEWVEPSVSKTLEVIDPSTELPIGTIALGSAADAERAVAAARRAFSSFSQTSNEERIELLTRIVMILKRRNDELGDVISREMGAPLAMARAEQAAIGAVHFEQAIKAIETFAFDYMQGATRILHEPVGVVAMITPWNWPINQIACKVAPALATGCTMVLKPSEIAPFNAVIFAEIMNEAGVPKGVFNLVQGDGPTVGAVLAGHPDVDMVSFTGSTRAGIAVAQAAAPTVKRVHQELGGKSPNIILRSADFSAAVAAGVRRCFGNSGQTCTAPTRMLVPAERMAEASSIAAIEAAALVVGPPSDPRTSLGPVASAAQFDKIQTLIERGIAEGAELVAGGLGRPSHLDAGYYVRPTVFARVTNQMAIAREEIFGPVLSIIGYDSEEEAIAIANDTPYGLAAYIQGDPKEARALAGRLRAGTVRLNGSAWDAAAPFGGYKQSGNGREYGKFGLHEFTEIKGIVGFLDECDTQT
- a CDS encoding haloacid dehalogenase type II, coding for MTQFRPKYVTFDCYGTLTNFDMAGAARRVYGERLSPEAMVAFVEAFRGYRLDEVLGPWKPFVEVVHNSIERSCKRIGIPFKPEDAQRIYDEVPTWGPHPDVPAGLSRVAKEIPLVILSNSMNSLIMSNVEKLGAPIHMVITAEEVGAYKPLMKGFEYMLEKLGCGPEDITHVSSSFRYDLMTAYDLGIKSKVWVNRGHEPANPYYEYTEIKDIGGLAAAVGLEPALKRA
- a CDS encoding phosphotransferase yields the protein MDHKHQCGPARIPELSEACHPVGTEEAEAIAERLYGTRGSATRFETEKDDTFLLDCAAQGKFVLKIAHPSERIVELDFQVALTRHLEQRAPDLPIPRTLRDVDGADLPVVTTSDGERRVVRLITFLLGTPLDRTFCTAPQRERIGEILAKLRHSMADFTHPADGRAVAWDVTHLLDLSDLLSFIPRGDRRTWTVRALERFAEVKPKLDLCRRQVLHNDFNTSNLVVDHANPQFLTGVIDFGDAVRTAVAVDVSTALMNQMPKTFDHGNRRDLFDEPRDVLRGYLRHADLTDEEIRLIPFLSMGRLAVRALLTCWRAEIFPENSRYILRNTEAGWGHLEWFHSISTAQISDLLTR
- a CDS encoding aspartate aminotransferase family protein, producing the protein MSKQATTLPQGFRGDMPNGFNPQDTSHLTSEDLAHVARRQRLLGPAYRLFYKSPVEISRAKGVFLYDKFGNEYLDAYNNVVSLGHSHPRIVEAIQKQLEVLCTHTRYMQEPLLDYAEALINTFGGELGRTGCAMFTCTGSEANDLALRIARYHTRKTGVIVTAEAYHGNSGAVAAISPSLGRKSALDPYLRTVAAPDSYRLPVEEIGRRMADDVVRQIADMERHGGGLAAFIADSVFSSDGLYVDPTDVLAPVAELVRKAGGLFIADEVQSGFGRTGTHLWGHRRHKVDPDIVTMGKPMGNGYPVAGVVLRPELVAEFGSSMRYFNTFGGNSVAIAAAKAVLDTILEEGLLDNAVKIGGEILDGLRDLQKEYEFVGDVRGAGLYFAVELVKGGDRKTPDMDRALAAVNALRDRRILISATGADAHILKIRPPLIFTSSNAARLLEGIDEALRSVQ